GCGGTGCCAGACATGGACAGTTTCGCTGAATTCGTCCTGGCCAGGGCTGGCTCGAAGCGCGATATGGCGAGACGGGAACAGCGCTGCCACCTTCGGCATTCGTGAAATCCGCCAGGGCGTGGCTGCGCGTTCACGCAGCCCGCTAGCGTCCCCACCATGGCGCCGCCAACGACGGCTGACAGTGGCTGCGGCGTATTGTTGTGTGGGCGCTTGGGTGATAATCGCTTTCATGAAACCGACACTCACCACCTCGTCGCGGGATGACAAGACCCGTTTCCGCGTCGAAATCAAGCACGCCGTAGCGATCGGACCGGGCAAGGCCGATGTCCTGGAGGGCATCGCAGAAACGGGGTCGATCGCCGAGACCGGGCGACGCTTGGGCATGAGTTACCAAAAAATCTGGTCGCTCGTGGCGGACATGAATGCCGATTTCGTGGAACCACTGGTAACGAAGCAACGCGGTGGGGCGTCTGGCGGGGGCGCAAAGCTAACGCCAACGGGCGAGCATGTCCTCAAGATCTACAGAGAAATCGAGAACGATGCACAACGGGCGATTGCCAAGCGGCTGCCGGAGTTGGTCAGCTTGATTCGGCCGGACGCGGGTCGCGAGCCTCGGTGATTGCCGACTCGTTCATAGGCCAGCATTTGCCCGTATTGCACCCTGGCGTGGCGCATGACCCGCTCGGAGCATTGTTGACTACGCGTTCAAAAACCTGCACACTCGGTGTTATTGAACAATCGTTCCATAACTGGTGAATGGTGTCGCGTGG
The sequence above is a segment of the Cupriavidus sp. MP-37 genome. Coding sequences within it:
- a CDS encoding winged helix-turn-helix domain-containing protein, with product MKPTLTTSSRDDKTRFRVEIKHAVAIGPGKADVLEGIAETGSIAETGRRLGMSYQKIWSLVADMNADFVEPLVTKQRGGASGGGAKLTPTGEHVLKIYREIENDAQRAIAKRLPELVSLIRPDAGREPR